A genome region from Nitrospira sp. includes the following:
- a CDS encoding helix-turn-helix domain-containing protein, producing the protein MEQAWLTVDELAAVLKVSPKSIRRAYRKGEIPVDRFCRFVRFDLERVKEALKAKGDRPSFVLPKKTVGQRSATGGASRRRAQQTRPRLGKTGASIAQTPRRKK; encoded by the coding sequence ATGGAACAAGCCTGGTTAACCGTCGATGAGTTGGCCGCCGTCCTCAAAGTCAGTCCGAAGTCGATCCGTCGGGCGTACCGCAAGGGTGAAATTCCGGTGGATCGATTCTGCCGGTTCGTTCGCTTCGACCTGGAGAGGGTCAAAGAGGCTCTCAAGGCGAAGGGGGATAGACCATCCTTTGTGTTGCCCAAGAAAACTGTGGGACAGCGCAGCGCGACCGGCGGCGCCAGCCGGCGGCGCGCGCAGCAGACCCGCCCCCGACTAGGTAAGACGGGGGCGTCTATAGCTCAAACGCCAAGGAGGAAGAAATGA
- a CDS encoding replication initiation factor domain-containing protein, with the protein MTGSGGFTQTIDWLAFTLPKADVKDVITLIGGDWFQSETGFRGYPVAQLMTQGKTGVGKLGTGAPRNPKEVHVDLSAGIVSQWDETKLKTVLAWIFAQKGHVTRIDVALDDREATVAVETVRQAVEAGQVVSRSKQFKVIQASNHRQGVRTGETLYFGSRESQSMLRVYDKRLELKSRGREDAESYGVRWEMEFKQDRAQACAKALLTLDAEDWRAFLVGVLRSYVDFRETTREAESYEKYRAPLLAWWEGLTEGFRRCRLVVERIQQRLDDVVAWFANALSPMLAVIVACRGDQFLTEMIYAGTKRWNQKHYALLKQRKKVVTPYVLHLKPRP; encoded by the coding sequence ATGACAGGTTCTGGAGGATTCACTCAGACCATCGATTGGCTCGCCTTCACGCTGCCAAAGGCTGATGTGAAGGACGTGATCACGCTGATTGGTGGCGACTGGTTCCAGAGTGAGACCGGCTTTCGTGGCTATCCCGTGGCTCAACTCATGACCCAGGGCAAGACAGGCGTGGGCAAACTGGGGACGGGTGCTCCTCGCAATCCGAAAGAAGTGCATGTCGATCTGTCCGCCGGAATTGTCTCCCAGTGGGACGAAACCAAGCTGAAGACGGTCCTCGCCTGGATCTTCGCCCAGAAAGGCCATGTGACCCGCATCGATGTGGCCCTGGACGACCGGGAGGCGACGGTCGCAGTCGAAACCGTCCGCCAAGCCGTGGAGGCCGGACAAGTGGTGAGTCGATCCAAACAGTTCAAGGTCATCCAGGCTTCGAATCATCGCCAGGGAGTCCGAACCGGAGAGACGCTCTATTTCGGCAGTCGGGAAAGCCAGAGCATGTTGCGGGTCTATGACAAGCGCTTGGAACTGAAAAGTCGTGGCCGGGAAGACGCGGAATCCTACGGAGTCCGGTGGGAAATGGAATTTAAACAGGATCGGGCTCAAGCCTGTGCCAAAGCCTTGTTGACCTTGGATGCCGAAGATTGGCGGGCCTTCTTGGTCGGGGTGCTCCGCTCCTATGTGGATTTCCGAGAGACCACGCGAGAGGCCGAATCGTACGAGAAGTATCGCGCTCCGCTCTTGGCTTGGTGGGAAGGCTTAACCGAAGGCTTTAGGCGTTGTCGGCTCGTGGTCGAACGCATTCAGCAACGGCTTGATGATGTCGTCGCGTGGTTCGCCAACGCCCTCAGCCCCATGCTCGCCGTGATCGTGGCCTGTCGCGGTGATCAGTTTTTGACGGAGATGATTTATGCGGGCACGAAACGATGGAACCAGAAGCACTATGCCCTGTTGAAGCAACGCAAGAAGGTGGTGACGCCCTATGTGCTTCATCTCAAACCTCGTCCATGA
- a CDS encoding DUF2523 family protein — MTAILTLIYCWLQEFFFSLTDWGLGIWDSLLSVADSTLATIGTAGLTLPVIPDQYAWVLGATGMSQALAIVASAMGTRFILQTIPFVRWGS; from the coding sequence ATGACGGCCATTCTGACGCTGATCTATTGCTGGCTGCAGGAGTTCTTTTTCTCACTCACAGATTGGGGCCTGGGGATTTGGGATTCATTGCTCTCCGTGGCGGACAGCACGCTCGCCACCATTGGCACCGCAGGCCTCACCCTGCCGGTGATTCCCGATCAATATGCGTGGGTGCTGGGCGCGACGGGCATGAGCCAGGCGCTGGCCATCGTGGCGAGCGCCATGGGCACCCGCTTTATTCTCCAAACGATTCCCTTTGTCCGGTGGGGCTCATGA
- a CDS encoding zonular occludens toxin domain-containing protein yields the protein MIELYEGVPGSGKSYHAVCEKFLPWVKQGRRLYIAVNGIYLDRLSLFTGIDLPVLEQQITLWKDSAEVLQAFPYVEPGSAVIIDEAQTVFRSMQKVEPGLLRWLETHRHYGVDILLMSQDFRQMSQGVTRLIEATVKFRKLSFVGLSKKYQGKVRGNPEDNELIRAFVGTYSPAIYAYYSSYASAAIREEKRSHTVFKSARVAIGIAAGLFAIGLMVWRPWSSLSASKAASAVGSTPVPSTTVGAPVSASGSLLNPLGISPSAPVTPTPPKRTVRILGGAGMSKNRQGWRYLLDSGEILTAAQITGRYGLSVSEVYEEGSMRLIGEGVFYGPAGD from the coding sequence ATGATCGAACTGTATGAAGGCGTGCCAGGCTCGGGAAAGTCGTATCACGCGGTCTGCGAGAAGTTCTTGCCCTGGGTGAAACAAGGCCGACGACTCTATATTGCGGTGAATGGCATTTATCTGGATCGACTGTCGTTGTTCACGGGCATTGATCTTCCAGTCCTTGAACAACAGATCACGCTCTGGAAAGACTCGGCCGAGGTCCTCCAGGCCTTTCCCTATGTCGAGCCTGGTTCGGCCGTCATCATCGACGAAGCCCAGACCGTCTTTCGGTCCATGCAGAAGGTCGAGCCGGGTTTGCTCCGGTGGCTCGAAACCCATCGGCATTACGGCGTGGACATTCTGCTCATGAGCCAGGATTTCCGGCAGATGTCGCAGGGTGTCACTCGGCTGATTGAAGCGACGGTGAAGTTCAGAAAGCTGAGCTTTGTGGGTCTCTCTAAAAAGTATCAGGGCAAGGTCCGAGGGAACCCCGAAGACAATGAGCTCATCCGCGCCTTCGTCGGGACTTACTCGCCAGCGATCTACGCGTACTATTCGAGTTACGCGTCGGCGGCGATTCGGGAAGAAAAACGGAGCCATACGGTCTTCAAGTCGGCACGGGTGGCGATCGGCATTGCCGCAGGACTGTTTGCTATCGGTCTCATGGTCTGGCGGCCCTGGTCTTCATTGAGTGCGAGCAAGGCAGCCTCGGCAGTTGGATCAACTCCTGTCCCAAGCACGACCGTTGGAGCGCCAGTCTCCGCCTCAGGCAGTCTGCTCAACCCATTGGGAATATCTCCGTCGGCACCAGTCACTCCGACTCCACCGAAGCGGACCGTCCGCATTCTCGGCGGCGCGGGAATGAGCAAGAACCGTCAAGGCTGGCGCTACTTGTTGGATAGCGGCGAGATCCTCACGGCGGCGCAGATTACTGGTCGGTATGGGCTGTCGGTCTCGGAAGTCTATGAAGAAGGCTCGATGCGGCTAATTGGCGAAGGAGTGTTCTATGGACCTGCCGGCGATTGA
- a CDS encoding JAB domain-containing protein, whose product MSVDSSLGSSNGGRPLSPVRKYGIPRYRVTLVREGRVLPAAELVHTSEGAAAILRPLFAGLDREQFLICGLDAKHGLIGINVVSTGSLNLTIVHPREVFKPLILMNAGAWICAHNHPSGDITPSPEDRALTKRLREAGDLFGITLLDHLILAEERYYSFADQGWPGA is encoded by the coding sequence ATGTCCGTTGATAGCTCTCTCGGTTCCTCGAACGGTGGACGGCCACTGAGCCCGGTTCGGAAATACGGCATCCCTCGATATCGCGTCACGCTGGTCCGAGAGGGCCGTGTCCTTCCAGCGGCGGAATTGGTGCACACATCGGAAGGCGCGGCGGCGATCCTCCGGCCTTTGTTCGCCGGTCTGGACCGGGAGCAGTTCTTGATCTGTGGCCTGGACGCGAAGCATGGGCTCATCGGGATCAATGTCGTGTCCACCGGTTCGCTTAATCTGACCATTGTTCATCCTCGCGAGGTCTTCAAGCCGCTGATCCTGATGAATGCCGGTGCCTGGATCTGCGCCCACAATCATCCCTCTGGCGATATCACGCCGAGCCCCGAAGACCGCGCCCTGACCAAGAGGCTGCGCGAGGCTGGTGACCTCTTTGGGATTACGCTCCTCGATCATCTGATCCTTGCCGAAGAACGCTACTACAGCTTTGCTGACCAAGGCTGGCCCGGCGCTTAG
- the serS gene encoding serine--tRNA ligase, with protein MYDLRVLRDNLDSLRDQLGARGKDVAWEDLRKLTEDRRTCTIRVEELRHQLKKGSDDVARLKREKQPADEAMAAMKALGETIKGHEEQLRAVEEQLAHIAMRIPNLPHASVPPGQDETGNIEVRRWGTPPQLTTPALSHWDLGEALGILDFDRAVRMAKARFAVLTGLGARLERALINYMLDLHTTHHGYREVQPPLLVNRAAMTGTGQLPKFEEDLFQLRDEELFLIPTAEVPVTNLHREEILAEEVLPLRYTAYTPCFRREAGSYGKDTRGLIRLHQFNKVELVAFAKPEQSYDELERLTSHAEAILQGLGLHYRVITLCQGDMGFSAAKTYDIEVWLPSQQTFREISSCSNFEAFQARRANIRSRAKAGKKENKPEFVHTLNGSGLAVGRTLVAILENYQQPDGTVAVPTVLQPYMGGIQTIKRS; from the coding sequence ATGTACGACCTTCGTGTATTACGAGACAACCTGGACAGCCTCCGTGACCAATTGGGGGCACGCGGGAAGGATGTCGCGTGGGAAGATCTGAGAAAACTCACGGAAGATCGTCGAACCTGCACCATACGGGTCGAAGAGCTGAGGCACCAGCTGAAGAAGGGATCGGATGACGTCGCCCGGCTGAAACGCGAGAAACAGCCGGCCGATGAAGCCATGGCGGCAATGAAGGCCCTGGGAGAGACCATCAAGGGCCACGAGGAACAACTTCGGGCCGTGGAAGAACAGTTGGCCCATATCGCGATGCGCATTCCGAACCTCCCGCACGCCTCCGTGCCGCCAGGCCAGGATGAGACCGGCAATATTGAAGTGCGCCGATGGGGAACGCCGCCACAGCTCACGACGCCGGCACTGTCTCACTGGGATCTGGGTGAGGCCCTCGGCATTTTGGATTTCGACCGCGCGGTACGCATGGCCAAAGCCCGCTTCGCCGTGTTGACCGGGTTGGGAGCCCGCCTCGAACGAGCGCTCATCAATTACATGCTGGATCTGCACACAACACACCATGGCTACCGGGAGGTGCAACCCCCGCTGCTGGTGAATCGTGCGGCCATGACCGGAACGGGGCAATTGCCGAAGTTCGAAGAAGATCTGTTTCAACTACGCGACGAAGAGCTGTTCCTGATTCCGACGGCGGAAGTGCCGGTGACCAATCTGCACCGGGAAGAGATCCTGGCGGAAGAAGTGCTGCCGCTCCGGTATACCGCCTATACACCGTGCTTCAGACGGGAAGCAGGATCCTACGGCAAAGACACGCGTGGCCTCATTCGTCTCCATCAATTTAATAAGGTGGAACTGGTCGCCTTCGCGAAACCGGAGCAATCCTATGACGAGCTGGAACGATTAACTTCGCACGCTGAAGCCATTCTCCAGGGGTTGGGATTGCACTATCGAGTGATCACTCTGTGCCAAGGCGACATGGGATTTTCTGCAGCAAAAACCTATGACATTGAGGTATGGTTACCCTCCCAACAGACCTTTCGTGAAATTTCGTCCTGCAGCAATTTCGAAGCGTTCCAAGCGCGGCGGGCAAACATTCGTTCCAGGGCAAAGGCGGGAAAAAAAGAGAACAAGCCAGAATTCGTGCACACACTGAACGGATCCGGGCTGGCGGTGGGAAGGACCCTCGTCGCCATTCTTGAAAATTATCAGCAACCGGATGGGACGGTAGCCGTCCCGACCGTCCTACAGCCCTACATGGGCGGAATTCAGACAATCAAACGATCCTGA
- a CDS encoding PA0069 family radical SAM protein yields MTTGGQGGTIAAVKLVSNPPNRFESTQRETLEPSAPVEIQLFEDDTHEILSRNESPDLPFRWSVNPYRGCFHACAYCYARPSHEYWGFGAGTDFESKIVLKRRAADLLRQSFEKRSWNGELIVFSGNTDCYQPIESRLGLTRACLEVCAAYRNPVGIITKGALPVRDIDVFRRLQEHAWIRVYFSIAFADDETARLVEPQAPTISKRFEAMQILSDAGIPTGISVAPIIPGLNDDAIPALLSRARAAGATSATWSLLRLPGNVETVFLDRMRVLFPDRVAKIIHRIQDVRGGQLNEAEFFSRHHGEGTYWRCLEQLFDLGCRRAGFAKDDRPVPRTFRRPQAQQSLFAEEESS; encoded by the coding sequence TTGACAACGGGTGGGCAGGGCGGCACCATAGCGGCCGTGAAACTGGTCTCCAATCCACCCAATCGCTTTGAATCCACGCAGCGTGAGACGCTTGAACCGTCGGCGCCTGTTGAGATTCAGTTGTTTGAAGACGACACCCACGAGATTTTGAGCCGGAACGAGAGCCCGGACCTTCCGTTTCGATGGAGCGTCAATCCCTATCGCGGTTGTTTCCATGCCTGCGCCTACTGCTATGCCAGGCCATCGCATGAATATTGGGGATTCGGCGCAGGCACCGACTTCGAGTCAAAGATCGTCCTGAAGCGACGCGCGGCGGACCTGCTTCGGCAATCCTTTGAGAAGCGATCCTGGAACGGTGAGCTGATTGTATTTTCCGGCAACACCGACTGTTATCAACCCATTGAGTCCAGGCTCGGTCTGACGCGGGCCTGTCTTGAAGTCTGCGCTGCCTACCGGAACCCGGTGGGGATCATTACGAAGGGGGCGCTGCCGGTTCGTGATATCGATGTGTTCAGGCGGCTGCAGGAACACGCCTGGATCCGTGTGTATTTTAGCATCGCCTTTGCCGATGACGAGACGGCTCGTCTGGTCGAACCGCAAGCGCCGACCATCAGCAAACGGTTTGAGGCGATGCAGATCCTCTCGGATGCCGGCATTCCCACGGGGATATCCGTGGCGCCGATCATTCCAGGCTTGAACGACGACGCCATTCCCGCGTTGTTGTCACGGGCACGGGCCGCGGGTGCGACGTCTGCGACATGGAGCCTGCTTCGGCTGCCAGGAAATGTGGAAACGGTGTTTCTTGACCGCATGCGGGTGCTGTTTCCCGACCGTGTGGCGAAGATCATCCATCGAATTCAAGACGTGCGAGGAGGCCAGTTGAATGAGGCTGAGTTCTTCAGCCGACACCATGGCGAGGGGACCTACTGGCGTTGTCTCGAACAATTGTTTGATCTGGGCTGCCGTCGGGCGGGCTTCGCCAAGGACGACCGGCCGGTTCCCAGAACCTTTCGTCGCCCGCAGGCGCAGCAATCATTGTTCGCTGAGGAGGAGTCGTCGTGA
- a CDS encoding rhodanese-like domain-containing protein — protein MSHNPGFLKVVEEARGRVRECTAADVKARLDRAERFHFVDVREDDEYAQDHAAGAIHLGKGVIERDIETVLPNKQEPIVLYCGGGYRSVLAADSIRLMGYTNVISMDGGIKAWRAAGYPIEKGRRL, from the coding sequence GTGAGTCATAACCCAGGTTTTTTGAAAGTCGTCGAGGAAGCCAGGGGACGGGTGCGTGAATGTACCGCTGCCGACGTCAAAGCCAGGCTGGATCGTGCTGAACGGTTCCATTTCGTCGATGTCCGGGAGGATGACGAATATGCACAGGACCATGCGGCAGGGGCGATCCACCTCGGCAAGGGTGTCATCGAGCGAGACATTGAAACGGTGCTACCGAACAAGCAGGAGCCGATCGTGTTGTATTGCGGCGGTGGGTACCGATCGGTGTTGGCTGCGGATAGCATTCGCCTCATGGGCTACACCAATGTTATTTCGATGGACGGGGGAATCAAAGCCTGGCGCGCAGCCGGGTATCCCATTGAGAAGGGCCGGCGTCTGTAG
- a CDS encoding DUF362 domain-containing protein, whose translation MSFSRRELFHNAGFGLLLLPALLRSPRTILGHLLFDPDGPLVPLKPIPENPFRRHGRSVVSIVYGKDPRRMLPRAIDLLGGIEGLGIRGKRVLLKPNVLNDQPPPSTTNPHVVASMAEIVRANGAADVVVADGSGIIRLPTSANLTSTGMRAAAEAAGARVLALEDEPWVKIEAPEAKALRQFYFSRPVYEADLVINMPVIKTHRFAEYSCSLKNFVGAVHPRYRPSVTFWSGDWHERIAEINLAVHPALTIADGTTTMIEGGPTSGTPSKTDLVICSGDRVAVDLVAIALLRSFGTWPKLQGKRIGDQRQIKRAAALGLGVGSGQEIELVTEAVDPAPPAFSRLVEHIRQELVSS comes from the coding sequence ATGTCGTTTTCCAGGCGCGAATTGTTTCATAACGCAGGGTTCGGTTTGCTGTTACTTCCGGCCCTTCTACGCTCGCCGAGGACCATTCTCGGCCACTTACTGTTCGATCCGGATGGCCCTCTCGTTCCGCTCAAGCCCATTCCCGAGAATCCGTTTCGGCGTCACGGCCGGTCGGTCGTGTCGATTGTCTACGGGAAGGATCCCCGCCGTATGCTTCCGCGCGCCATCGATTTGCTCGGAGGCATTGAGGGTTTGGGGATACGCGGCAAACGTGTGTTGTTGAAGCCTAATGTGTTGAACGACCAGCCGCCCCCTTCGACGACCAACCCGCACGTAGTTGCAAGCATGGCGGAGATAGTCCGGGCGAACGGGGCGGCCGATGTGGTGGTGGCTGATGGTTCGGGCATCATCCGACTTCCGACGTCCGCCAACCTCACGAGCACGGGGATGCGAGCTGCGGCGGAAGCGGCCGGAGCCCGCGTCCTGGCGTTGGAAGATGAACCTTGGGTGAAAATCGAGGCCCCTGAGGCCAAGGCCCTCCGGCAGTTTTATTTCTCACGACCGGTCTATGAGGCCGACCTGGTGATCAACATGCCGGTGATCAAAACCCATCGGTTTGCCGAATATTCCTGCAGCCTGAAGAATTTCGTCGGGGCAGTTCATCCGCGGTATCGACCATCCGTCACGTTCTGGAGCGGAGATTGGCACGAACGAATTGCCGAAATAAATCTGGCCGTGCACCCGGCGCTGACTATCGCCGACGGGACGACGACTATGATCGAAGGCGGCCCCACGTCGGGCACGCCGTCAAAGACGGATCTCGTGATTTGCAGCGGTGACCGGGTGGCGGTGGATCTGGTGGCCATCGCGTTGTTGCGGTCCTTCGGTACCTGGCCGAAGCTCCAAGGCAAGCGAATCGGGGATCAGCGACAGATCAAACGTGCAGCGGCATTGGGATTGGGTGTCGGATCGGGTCAGGAGATCGAGTTGGTCACGGAGGCGGTAGATCCGGCTCCACCAGCCTTCAGTCGGCTGGTGGAGCATATTCGGCAGGAGCTGGTCAGCTCGTAG
- a CDS encoding OmpH family outer membrane protein, with amino-acid sequence MGVKWQGAGRRAAIVGVLIAATLGLFSTSPAAEFKMGVIDPQVVLEKSKAGKRALDGLREYVATRQKLLSRDEEELRNTEKQIKEQASKLTETEKKDKETSFRAKIQDYQKRAQEFNQELQGKQKELVDEYMKKIAVATQAVADKNGYQLVLDKGSEQTVKIVIFNKDTIDLTEQVIKEFDRTNK; translated from the coding sequence ATGGGTGTGAAGTGGCAAGGAGCAGGCCGCCGCGCGGCAATAGTCGGAGTGCTCATCGCAGCAACTCTTGGCCTGTTCTCAACAAGTCCGGCGGCAGAATTTAAGATGGGGGTCATCGATCCCCAAGTCGTCCTGGAGAAAAGCAAGGCCGGCAAACGTGCGCTGGACGGGTTGCGGGAATATGTGGCGACACGCCAAAAGCTGCTGTCCCGGGACGAAGAAGAGCTACGCAATACGGAAAAGCAGATCAAGGAGCAGGCCTCCAAGTTGACCGAGACGGAGAAGAAAGACAAGGAAACCTCCTTCCGCGCCAAAATTCAGGACTACCAGAAGCGCGCCCAGGAGTTTAATCAGGAGCTGCAGGGCAAGCAAAAGGAACTGGTCGACGAGTATATGAAGAAAATCGCCGTGGCCACGCAGGCCGTCGCCGATAAGAACGGGTATCAGCTGGTGCTGGACAAGGGCAGCGAGCAGACCGTGAAGATCGTGATTTTCAACAAAGACACCATCGATTTGACCGAGCAGGTCATCAAAGAATTCGACCGCACGAACAAGTAG
- a CDS encoding HD-GYP domain-containing protein, whose product MTDTPSPANPVPTSNDAHPILTHERSLANKIAQGSEAGDILAQQLAMLGIQLVTQLNVLIKTSRIHGRTNAALDNPVESMMTLVKTLAADHPVVLRLQNDFLFVGDSHLKMSSQQMVVFASIIEALNKWKIGGVSFASTAESKDFREFAYLFVSLDPEKHVLTDLQDAMKTAGIHGIELEEPRSLQLQHLSDATLATGTDGESPNTLLNGPKEMKEKRKALAKCGYAKASAALGDLVKNTRGGGTVSFKQAKRAIQNIIELMMQDESTLLGLTNLRCHDQYTHNHSVNVSLLAMALGNRAGYPKVELADLGLSALFHDVGKCAISLDVLNKPGEFTQEEWAVMRSHPIEGVFTLVKARGINNIPARMAAASFEHHMNYDYSGYPKLKVPWTQTVGSRIITIADCYDAMTSSRVYRREPMSPANVLKFMFGKSGQSFDPVLLKLFVNCVGIIPIGSLVRLDSGPLAVVIKPAQDKINAERPLVKVITDETGTPVEDGAEVDLTIQDEAGNYTHSILQLVDNAEHHFDTARYFV is encoded by the coding sequence GTGACCGATACACCCTCCCCAGCCAATCCGGTCCCGACCTCGAACGACGCCCATCCGATTCTCACCCATGAACGGTCCCTGGCGAATAAGATCGCGCAGGGATCCGAAGCCGGCGACATCCTCGCTCAGCAACTCGCCATGCTGGGGATTCAGCTCGTTACCCAGCTGAACGTCCTGATCAAGACCTCACGCATCCACGGACGCACGAACGCGGCTCTCGACAACCCCGTGGAGTCCATGATGACGCTGGTGAAAACCTTGGCCGCGGATCATCCGGTCGTCCTCCGACTACAAAACGACTTTTTGTTCGTCGGAGACAGCCACCTCAAGATGAGCTCCCAACAGATGGTGGTCTTTGCAAGCATTATTGAAGCCTTGAATAAGTGGAAAATCGGCGGGGTCTCGTTCGCATCGACGGCCGAGTCGAAAGATTTTCGTGAGTTTGCCTATCTGTTCGTCAGTCTGGACCCGGAGAAGCATGTCCTCACGGACCTTCAAGACGCCATGAAGACCGCAGGCATCCACGGCATTGAGCTGGAAGAACCCCGCTCTCTCCAACTGCAACATCTTAGTGACGCGACGTTGGCTACCGGCACCGACGGGGAAAGTCCCAATACCCTGCTGAATGGGCCGAAGGAGATGAAAGAGAAACGGAAAGCCCTGGCCAAATGTGGCTATGCCAAAGCGTCTGCCGCGCTCGGCGACCTCGTGAAGAATACGCGCGGCGGCGGCACGGTCAGCTTCAAGCAGGCGAAACGCGCCATTCAGAATATCATCGAGCTGATGATGCAGGATGAGTCGACGCTGCTCGGCCTGACCAACCTACGATGCCACGACCAATACACGCACAATCACTCAGTAAACGTCTCACTCCTCGCCATGGCACTCGGGAACCGAGCTGGGTATCCCAAAGTCGAACTGGCGGATCTTGGGTTGTCGGCCCTGTTCCACGATGTGGGGAAATGTGCCATCTCCCTCGACGTGCTGAACAAGCCCGGAGAATTTACACAAGAAGAGTGGGCCGTCATGCGGTCACACCCGATTGAAGGGGTCTTCACGCTGGTCAAGGCACGTGGCATTAACAATATTCCGGCCCGGATGGCGGCAGCCTCGTTCGAGCACCACATGAACTACGATTACTCGGGCTACCCCAAACTCAAGGTCCCCTGGACACAAACAGTCGGCAGTCGAATCATCACCATCGCCGATTGTTACGACGCCATGACGTCCTCGCGGGTGTACCGCCGGGAACCGATGTCACCCGCGAACGTGTTGAAATTCATGTTCGGGAAAAGCGGTCAGTCGTTTGATCCCGTGTTACTCAAGCTGTTTGTGAACTGTGTGGGCATCATTCCAATCGGCAGTCTCGTCAGACTCGACTCAGGCCCCCTCGCCGTCGTGATCAAACCGGCTCAGGACAAAATCAATGCGGAACGCCCGCTGGTCAAAGTCATTACGGATGAGACCGGCACGCCCGTTGAAGACGGCGCCGAAGTCGACCTGACGATTCAGGACGAGGCCGGAAATTACACGCACAGTATTCTTCAACTCGTCGACAATGCCGAACATCACTTCGACACCGCCCGGTACTTCGTGTAG